From Candidatus Eisenbacteria bacterium, a single genomic window includes:
- a CDS encoding cation:proton antiporter, whose product MHDPITPLLIRLAILLGAAKLAGWVALKARQPAVLGEIVIGILLGNLTLLGFRGFEPMKTDPILAILASLGVILLLFEVGLQSTIQEMLRVGPSSVLVATLGVVTPFALGWAVGAWLLPGESVYVHAFLGAVLTATSVGITARVLRDLDRSRTVEARIILGAAVFDDVLGLVILAALSGIISAADHGPGGLKALEVAWISIRALGFLVASILIGLWLTPKALALASRVRVTGILLTSGLVFCFVLAYLGTLAGLSPIVGAFAAGLILEPGHFQGFEESRESSIESLLHPISTFLVPIFFVLTGLKVELDSFADGRIVVLALALTLAAWIGKQACSLGVLERGANRLAVGLGMVPRGEVGLIFANVGATLSIAGQPVITPELYSAVVIVVILTTVVTPAALQWSLGRTPVRPPANRAPGAVSS is encoded by the coding sequence ATGCACGATCCGATCACGCCGCTCCTGATCCGGCTCGCGATTCTCCTCGGCGCGGCGAAGCTCGCCGGATGGGTCGCGCTCAAAGCCCGCCAGCCGGCGGTTCTCGGGGAGATCGTGATCGGCATCCTCCTCGGGAACCTCACGCTCCTGGGCTTTCGCGGCTTCGAGCCGATGAAGACCGATCCGATTCTGGCGATTCTGGCCTCCCTCGGCGTCATCCTTCTCCTTTTCGAGGTGGGGCTCCAGTCGACGATCCAAGAGATGCTGCGGGTCGGGCCCTCGTCCGTCCTCGTCGCCACGCTGGGGGTCGTGACCCCGTTCGCTCTCGGGTGGGCGGTCGGCGCGTGGCTTCTGCCGGGAGAATCCGTGTACGTTCATGCTTTTCTGGGAGCCGTCCTGACCGCGACGAGCGTGGGAATTACCGCCCGCGTGCTCCGCGATCTGGACAGGTCGCGGACCGTCGAGGCGAGGATCATTCTGGGCGCGGCCGTCTTCGACGACGTGCTCGGGCTGGTGATTCTCGCGGCCCTCTCGGGAATCATCTCGGCGGCGGATCATGGTCCCGGCGGCCTCAAGGCTCTCGAGGTGGCGTGGATCTCGATCAGGGCGCTCGGCTTTCTCGTCGCGTCCATACTGATCGGGCTCTGGCTCACGCCGAAAGCGCTGGCTCTGGCCTCCCGCGTGAGGGTCACGGGGATTCTGCTCACGAGCGGACTCGTCTTCTGCTTCGTGCTTGCCTACCTGGGAACCCTGGCCGGGCTTTCGCCCATCGTCGGCGCGTTCGCCGCGGGCCTCATCCTCGAACCCGGCCATTTCCAGGGCTTCGAGGAAAGCCGAGAATCAAGCATCGAGTCGCTCCTCCATCCGATCTCCACGTTCCTCGTCCCGATCTTTTTCGTGCTCACCGGGCTCAAGGTGGAGCTCGACTCGTTCGCGGACGGCCGTATCGTCGTGCTCGCGCTGGCCCTGACGCTCGCGGCGTGGATCGGGAAACAGGCGTGCTCGCTCGGCGTGCTCGAGCGGGGCGCGAACCGGCTCGCGGTAGGTCTGGGCATGGTGCCGCGCGGGGAGGTGGGGCTCATCTTCGCGAACGTGGGCGCCACGCTCTCGATCGCCGGACAGCCTGTCATCACGCCGGAGCTTTACTCGGCGGTGGTGATCGTGGTGATCCTGACGACGGTCGTCACCCCGGCGGCCCTCCAGTGGAGCCTCGGGCGAACGCCCGTGAGGCCGCCCGCGAATCGGGCCCCGGGGGCGGTTTCGTCATGA
- a CDS encoding tetratricopeptide repeat protein, whose amino-acid sequence MRQSHSMRFSLSWSFLPALLVAFGLTAGAHASGTSPPPRQPPPPEVNPASPVAPADAAAKPGRVEAEKIYAKGWDMVQEAKKELAAGKTDSAKKRFGKALKKFDEAAQIDPSYYQAWNMVGFCSRKSGDLKRAFEAYQKCLSIEPEYAEAHEYLGEAYLMSGDRAKAKEQLAWLLSRKSEEAEELSEKIDAFEKGGAAAVEKASAAEKEDGDKKEEGKEKEEKAEK is encoded by the coding sequence ATGCGTCAGTCCCACAGCATGCGTTTTTCTCTTTCATGGAGCTTCCTTCCCGCTCTCCTCGTCGCGTTCGGCCTTACGGCGGGCGCCCACGCTTCCGGGACCTCGCCGCCGCCGCGCCAGCCGCCCCCGCCGGAGGTGAACCCCGCGTCCCCGGTCGCGCCCGCGGATGCCGCGGCGAAGCCGGGCCGGGTCGAAGCGGAAAAGATCTACGCGAAGGGCTGGGACATGGTTCAGGAGGCCAAGAAGGAGCTCGCCGCGGGAAAGACCGATTCGGCGAAGAAGCGATTCGGCAAGGCGCTCAAGAAATTCGACGAAGCCGCGCAGATCGACCCTTCGTACTACCAAGCCTGGAACATGGTGGGCTTCTGCTCCCGGAAATCGGGAGATCTCAAGCGCGCGTTCGAGGCGTATCAGAAATGCCTTTCGATCGAGCCCGAATACGCGGAAGCGCACGAGTACCTCGGCGAGGCCTATCTCATGAGCGGCGACCGCGCGAAGGCGAAGGAGCAGCTTGCGTGGCTCCTTTCCCGCAAGTCGGAAGAGGCGGAGGAGCTCTCGGAGAAGATCGACGCGTTCGAAAAGGGTGGGGCGGCGGCGGTGGAGAAGGCGTCGGCCGCCGAGAAGGAAGACGGGGATAAGAAGGAAGAAGGGAAAGAAAAGGAGGAGAAGGCGGAGAAGTAA